One Paroedura picta isolate Pp20150507F chromosome 16, Ppicta_v3.0, whole genome shotgun sequence genomic region harbors:
- the ATF5 gene encoding cyclic AMP-dependent transcription factor ATF-5 — protein MSLLATLTLDLDLTMLPASTMPCRPELLKHRLPHAGPYELLTGPVDEGFVLSMERPPLTGDGYSDWMTERTDLATLLSVSGEPSPLSMLSPPTPDLEAMASLLKKELEQMEDYFLEESLSPDQVAPSTPPSDGNFHFPFGDGFQPLEHHGTPAPLQTLDSSCLELLELYGRDAPAEIPLQGSEEPIPLQRPPALPPKGDRRQKKRDQNKTAALRYRQRKRAEHEALGDECQALEARNRELREKAESIEREIQYVKDLLIEVYKARSQRLRTSP, from the exons ATGTCTCTGCTGGCGACGCTGACCCTGGACCTCGACCTGACCATGCTCCCAGCTAGCACCATGCCCTGCAGGCCGGAGCTGCTCAAGCACCGGCTGCCCCACGCCGGTCCCTACGAGCTGCTCACCGGGCCTGTAGACGAGGGCTTTGTCCTCAGTATGGAACGCCCACCACTGACAG GTGATGGCTACTCAGACTGGATGACGGAGCGCACAGACCTGGCCACGCTCCTGAGTGTGTCAGGGGAGCCCTCTCCGCTCTCAATGCTCTCCCCTCCTACTCCGGACCTGGAGGCCATGGCCTCCTTGCTCAAGAAAGAGCTGGAGCAGATGGAGGACTATTTCTTGGAAGAGTCGCTCTCTCCTGACCAGGTAGCGCCCAGCACGCCCCCTTCCGATGGGAACTTCCACTTTCCCTTTGGTGACGGCTTCCAGCCCTTGGAGCACCACGGCACGCCTGCTCCCTTGCAGACCTTGGATTCAAGTTGCTTAGAGTTGCTAGAGCTCTACGGCAGAGATGCGCCCGCAGAGATCCCCCTGCAGGGCAGCGAAGAGCCCATCCCACTGCAACGCCCGCCTGCCCTACCGCCAAAGGGGGACCGACGGCAGAAGAAGCGAGACCAGAACAAAACGGCAGCCCTGCGGTACCGTCAGCGCAAACGGGCTGAACACGAGGCACTGGGGGACGAGTGCCAGGCCCTAGAGGCACGCAACCGTGAGCTGCGCGAAAAGGCAGAATCGATCGAGAGAGAGATCCAGTATGTCAAAGACCTGCTTATTGAGGTATATAAGGCACGGAGTCAGCGCTTGCGCACCTCCCCCTAG